A genomic region of Cydia strobilella chromosome 12, ilCydStro3.1, whole genome shotgun sequence contains the following coding sequences:
- the LOC134746007 gene encoding basic helix-loop-helix ARNT-like protein 2 yields the protein MSSSDGAGTRLGMQAAISGQIGIGSPEFGMAVSVPPPPQMTFDLHAVSCGDSSSESRSPDLPPAKASDRESRIIAEKQRRSQYNSQIQVMTSLLTDIVHSQRKVDKTSVLRLAANKLRNEHVFGDTITCGHVETWSPAFLKFFDLLGGFMISVTCRGRIFNVSPNVQEKLGYCHVDLLGQDIYNYIHPEDTAVLRQHIYPPELQKGCDNSFIEQRHNFTIRIVRAGARSDPPRYERCRLDGTLRRADRATAVGVQDEQIIRRQRVRHNRTFSSSGNDFVFIGMVHIVTNNMPPRIMLPTAYSEYWTRHLIDGRIVQCDQSISLVAGYLTEEVTGTSAFFFMHKDDVRWVICVLRQMYDQSREFGESYYRLMSRTGQFMYMRTRGFLEIDRDTKKVQSFVCVNSVIGDDYGRRMMEEMKRKYSVIVDMSQEQNEKVTVGDDAPVEHPKKLERIVMHLVEPSAIEGSEELKLVPPSKENIISAIKNSEKIVEETGVRFDCRKRKMNSFQSDALKRHSGLME from the coding sequence CCTCCTCGGAGTCGCGCTCGCCGGACCTGCCGCCGGCTAAGGCGAGCGATCGCGAGTCGCGCATCATAGCGGAGAAGCAGCGCCGGAGCCAATACAACTCCCAAATCCAAGTGATGACGTCCTTGTTGACGGACATCGTGCACTCGCAGCGCAAGGTGGACAAGACGAGCGTGCTGCGCCTCGCCGCCAATAAGCTGCGTAACGAGCATGTGTTCGGCGACACTATTACCTGCGGCCATGTCGAAACTTGGTCTCCCGCCTTCCTAAAATTTTTTGATCTCCTAGGCGGCTTCATGATATCAGTCACGTGCCGCGGCCGTATTTTTAACGTCTCACCTAACGTACAAGAGAAACTAGGCTATTGTCATGTTGACCTGTTGGGCCAAGATATTTACAATTATATACATCCTGAAGATACAGCCGTTCTACGTCAGCACATCTATCCTCCTGAACTTCAGAAGGGTTGTGACAACTCATTCATAGAGCAACGCCATAATTTTACAATTCGGATAGTAAGGGCTGGTGCTAGGTCTGATCCGCCCAGGTATGAGCGGTGCCGACTAGATGGTACACTCAGACGTGCGGACAGAGCCACTGCAGTGGGGGTCCAGGATGAGCAGATTATTAGAAGGCAAAGAGTCAGGCACAACCGCACTTTCTCATCGAGTGGAAATGATTTTGTATTTATTGGCATGGTACATATTGTGACAAACAACATGCCGCCTCGCATCATGTTGCCCACAGCCTACTCAGAATACTGGACCAGGCACCTGATAGACGGGCGCATAGTGCAATGTGATCAGAGCATATCCCTGGTGGCTGGGTACTTGACGGAGGAAGTTACAGGCACATCTGCCTTCTTTTTCATGCACAAAGATGATGTGAGATGGGTAATTTGTGTTCTGCGACAGATGTATGATCAAAGTCGGGAATTTGGTGAGTCCTATTACAGACTGATGTCTCGCACTGGCCAATTCATGTACATGAgaactagaggttttttagaaATAGATAGGGACACAAAGAAAGTACAAAGCTTCGTATGCGTTAACAGTGTAATAGGGGATGACTATGGTCGTAGAATGATGGAGGAGATGAAACGAAAGTACTCTGTGATAGTGGATATGAGCCAGGAGCAAAATGAAAAGGTCACAGTTGGTGATGATGCACCAGTGGAGCACCCAAAAAAGCTAGAGCGTATTGTAATGCACTTAGTAGAACCTTCTGCAATTGAAGGCTCAGAAGAGCTAAAGTTGGTGCCTCCTTCGAAGGAGAACATTATTTCTGCCATTAAGAATAGTGAAAAGATAGTTGAAGAGACAGGTGTGAGGTTTGACTGTCGAAAACGAAAAATGAATTCTTTCCAAAGTGATGCTTTAAAAAGGCACAGTGGACTTATGGAATAA